One region of Roseimicrobium gellanilyticum genomic DNA includes:
- the hpf gene encoding ribosome hibernation-promoting factor, HPF/YfiA family: MKTNTTTVPIHITPHHLTLTPALAGCVHGNVGKLSQYAHDALAAHVVLRRHHGTAEGKQFSASLRLAIPGRDLHASATHADLYSAITKMTRRLARLSRKRKTRRVRAARNLRRTRLMKRTVLMAQSREEDSL, encoded by the coding sequence ATGAAGACGAACACCACCACAGTCCCCATCCACATTACGCCCCACCACCTTACCCTCACACCGGCTCTGGCTGGCTGCGTGCATGGGAATGTCGGAAAGCTATCGCAGTATGCTCATGATGCACTGGCCGCTCACGTCGTCCTGCGGAGGCATCATGGCACGGCTGAAGGAAAGCAATTCTCCGCCAGCCTGCGCCTCGCCATACCAGGGCGGGACCTTCATGCATCGGCGACTCACGCGGACCTCTACTCCGCCATCACGAAAATGACCAGGAGGCTCGCAAGGCTCTCCCGCAAGCGGAAGACACGACGCGTTCGCGCCGCGCGAAATCTCCGCAGGACGAGGCTGATGAAACGCACCGTCCTCATGGCGCAGTCGCGCGAGGAAGATTCGCTGTAG
- a CDS encoding LysR family transcriptional regulator: MEQLNFHHLRYFWMVARKGSVRRAAEELHVSQPAISAQLRSLEESLGEKLFQRKGRGIALTEAGQMAMAYADDIFSAGRELVNSLKHLPGNRKALRLNVGMTDALSKQIAFEILKPAFQFAVPTHVVCRQAELAPLIHQLHAHRLDIVLSDEPASSGLKSKVYNHRLGRSGVTFCAAPSLVPKLRRNFPRSLHNAPALLPSENMGGRIALDTWFDSQSIRPKVVAEFESATLMMVAAAQGELGFTAIPTAVSTTALKQYGLKVIARVEECGSDYFAITTERRVRHPVAAAITGKSHAKLFPMVNDA, from the coding sequence ATGGAACAGCTCAACTTCCACCACCTCCGCTATTTCTGGATGGTTGCCCGGAAAGGCAGTGTCCGCAGGGCGGCCGAGGAGCTGCATGTGTCGCAGCCCGCCATCAGCGCACAACTCCGCAGTCTTGAGGAGTCCTTGGGGGAAAAGCTGTTTCAACGAAAAGGTCGTGGCATTGCACTGACGGAGGCGGGGCAGATGGCCATGGCCTACGCGGACGATATCTTCTCCGCGGGGCGCGAACTGGTGAACTCCCTCAAGCACCTTCCCGGTAATCGAAAGGCCCTGAGGCTCAATGTCGGCATGACGGACGCGCTCTCCAAGCAGATCGCGTTTGAGATCCTGAAACCCGCATTTCAGTTCGCTGTACCCACGCATGTCGTCTGCCGCCAGGCCGAGCTGGCACCGCTCATCCATCAACTCCACGCCCACCGGCTCGACATTGTGTTGTCCGACGAACCTGCCTCCAGCGGCCTCAAGTCAAAGGTGTACAATCATCGCCTGGGACGCTCCGGCGTGACTTTCTGCGCAGCTCCGAGCCTTGTGCCCAAGCTCCGGCGGAATTTCCCGCGCTCCCTTCACAACGCACCTGCACTGCTCCCGAGCGAGAACATGGGCGGTCGCATCGCGCTTGATACATGGTTTGATTCCCAATCCATTCGACCGAAAGTCGTGGCCGAGTTTGAAAGCGCCACCCTCATGATGGTTGCGGCAGCTCAGGGCGAGTTGGGATTCACGGCCATTCCCACGGCAGTGAGCACCACGGCTCTCAAACAGTACGGATTGAAAGTGATTGCCCGGGTGGAGGAATGCGGCAGCGACTACTTCGCCATCACCACCGAGCGGCGCGTGAGGCATCCAGTGGCAGCGGCCATCACGGGAAAGAGCCATGCCAAGCTCTTCCCGATGGTGAATGACGCCTGA
- a CDS encoding neutral/alkaline non-lysosomal ceramidase N-terminal domain-containing protein — translation MKITPEKPMWMAGYASRKTPSDGVLQDLYAKCLVLEDAKGNRLVILTMDLIGIPASLRQGVEEAGQKKHGLPPESVVMNASHTHCGPEFRIGGWRYLEGMEHKVAEAEEYGKLLLERLTKLMDDSIAKLAPAQVHHNRARCGFAMNRRLPSRLGYKNSPYPDGPVDHDVPVLEVNSADGKQLVAVLFGYACHNTTLGIQQFCGDYAGYAQEELEKAHPGAVALFMTGCGGDQNPYPRREVDHAKTHGKTLAMAVETALQVMPKQPTPSDLKMAFERVPLAFATPPTKEELEKRAETTNAYEAEHAKRLLAILKNEGKLETSYPYPVQVIHFGDAMAMVTLGGEVVVDYSLRLKRELKHPMVWVCGYSNDVMGYIPSLRVLKEGGYEAGGAMVYGSHPGPWSEAVEETIIGKAKALDGKLGAAGAGRN, via the coding sequence ATGAAAATCACCCCGGAAAAGCCCATGTGGATGGCGGGGTATGCCTCCCGCAAGACACCCTCCGACGGGGTGCTGCAGGACCTGTACGCGAAATGCCTCGTACTGGAGGATGCGAAGGGGAATCGGCTGGTGATTCTCACCATGGACCTCATCGGTATTCCCGCGTCGCTGCGCCAGGGGGTGGAGGAGGCGGGGCAGAAGAAGCATGGGCTGCCGCCGGAGAGCGTCGTGATGAATGCGTCTCACACGCACTGTGGCCCGGAGTTCCGCATTGGAGGGTGGCGTTACCTGGAGGGCATGGAGCACAAGGTCGCGGAGGCTGAGGAGTACGGGAAGCTGCTGCTCGAGCGTCTCACCAAGCTGATGGATGACTCGATTGCGAAGCTGGCTCCCGCGCAGGTGCATCACAATCGCGCGCGCTGCGGCTTTGCCATGAACCGCCGCCTGCCTTCACGCCTCGGCTACAAGAACAGTCCCTATCCCGATGGCCCGGTGGACCATGATGTGCCGGTGCTGGAAGTGAACAGTGCGGATGGGAAGCAACTCGTGGCCGTGCTCTTTGGCTACGCCTGCCACAACACCACGCTGGGCATCCAGCAATTCTGCGGTGACTACGCAGGCTACGCACAAGAGGAACTGGAGAAGGCGCATCCGGGGGCCGTGGCCCTCTTCATGACTGGCTGCGGTGGTGACCAGAATCCGTATCCGCGCCGTGAAGTCGATCACGCGAAGACTCATGGCAAGACGCTCGCCATGGCGGTGGAGACCGCCCTGCAGGTCATGCCAAAGCAGCCCACACCCAGCGACCTGAAGATGGCCTTCGAGCGTGTGCCACTTGCCTTTGCCACGCCGCCGACCAAGGAGGAACTGGAGAAGCGCGCGGAAACCACCAATGCCTATGAGGCGGAGCATGCCAAGAGGCTCCTGGCCATCCTCAAGAACGAAGGCAAGCTGGAGACCTCCTATCCCTATCCGGTGCAGGTGATCCACTTCGGCGATGCCATGGCCATGGTCACCCTCGGCGGCGAGGTGGTGGTGGACTACTCCCTGCGTCTCAAGCGCGAGTTGAAGCATCCCATGGTGTGGGTGTGTGGTTATTCGAACGATGTCATGGGCTACATCCCCAGTCTCCGTGTGCTCAAGGAAGGTGGCTACGAAGCCGGCGGCGCGATGGTCTATGGCTCTCATCCCGGTCCGTGGAGTGAAGCCGTGGAGGAGACCATCATAGGCAAAGCGAAGGCGCTCGATGGGAAGCTGGGAGCTGCGGGGGCAGGGCGCAATTAA
- a CDS encoding universal stress protein, producing the protein MITVTKPLSSPSPPLTQGVSMSDPKISLHPPKKILLGTDLSARGDRALDRAAQLARQWDAELLVVHALDRKAEHVSDLVDPLPSWRQSPSQELHIQKQIRRDLREEVAQLKIHIEEGDPAQVILDTAAREGCELIVLGMARDELFGRTLLGSTVEYLLRKSPVSVLVVKTRPNGSYQHVLVGTDFTEESRWGLEVAAHSFPSARLTLMHSFEMPYRALLSDSTLSHQFAAMERATIAEFVRDTALPEQVRARLQTTIEHGPPGLMLRRFVEEQHSDLTVIGAYGRGFLFHLFVGGNTPRIVDSVPGDILLVRAHREKAG; encoded by the coding sequence ATGATCACAGTTACAAAGCCTCTTTCTTCCCCTTCGCCCCCTTTAACCCAAGGAGTATCCATGTCAGACCCAAAGATTAGCCTACACCCTCCCAAGAAGATTCTTTTGGGAACCGACCTGAGTGCGCGCGGTGACCGCGCCTTGGACCGGGCAGCGCAGCTCGCGCGCCAGTGGGACGCGGAATTGCTGGTCGTCCATGCCCTTGACCGGAAGGCCGAACACGTTTCCGATCTCGTCGATCCCCTTCCCTCGTGGAGACAGTCGCCCTCGCAAGAACTCCACATTCAAAAACAGATCAGGCGAGACCTCAGGGAAGAGGTGGCTCAGTTGAAGATTCACATTGAGGAGGGTGACCCTGCTCAAGTCATTCTCGACACTGCCGCGAGAGAAGGCTGCGAATTGATCGTGCTGGGCATGGCCCGCGACGAATTGTTCGGAAGGACGCTCCTGGGGAGCACCGTGGAATACCTCCTGCGAAAATCGCCGGTGTCGGTGCTTGTGGTGAAAACGAGACCGAACGGGAGCTATCAACACGTGCTGGTGGGAACTGATTTCACAGAAGAATCTCGATGGGGCCTGGAGGTCGCCGCCCATTCTTTTCCGAGCGCCCGGCTGACGCTGATGCATTCGTTTGAGATGCCGTACCGCGCATTGTTATCCGACAGCACACTGAGCCACCAGTTTGCCGCCATGGAAAGAGCCACCATCGCAGAGTTCGTCCGCGATACGGCACTGCCAGAGCAGGTGCGTGCCCGCCTGCAAACCACCATCGAGCACGGTCCACCGGGCCTGATGCTGCGCCGTTTTGTGGAAGAGCAACACTCAGATCTCACAGTCATCGGTGCCTACGGTCGGGGCTTCCTGTTCCACCTGTTCGTGGGAGGCAATACTCCGCGCATTGTAGACTCCGTGCCAGGCGACATTCTTCTGGTCCGAGCCCATCGCGAGAAGGCGGGTTGA
- a CDS encoding FtsK/SpoIIIE domain-containing protein: MSSRPHSFSSYAQFPVLMDKAVKKRLALRQWRDQILGSEHALRTALTSCEIHSGSNVELSHPLAARWPRTESHILDNLLSALAQLADARQKATQARQELARADSHVKQAEEQRATQLMLGLLLLIVLIGIWFLIRWFDDSTLRAAKQQQEDSRRRSEAAAADFQAAKAEALRALQRFQNTTQRLMAEEFEEDAVNWHQVLQSLPVFFRGDWSAEAWKAHDFSSSHRAPFWLAGMASEQLGHGGTPYMMPVLMPLLGGQMTTLLKGSAADSLALMHGLVLQLATMIPYGATFTLLDPSGAGRAFPMQRSLPFLRPIGVDIARDLESVWDDIGRIIKTHLDAEVHSFDQLPEQTQANERYEFIFAANFPDGYDRRTIETLQKIAKNGPVAGKYLFIQHSDAKQLPRDLSWQDFGGMAVVDIQNPPKPVLEGMAVQMLRGPDGTVQTLALQHLNAAKPPEHNVEWSHLTGDDPTAWWTQRADTLIEAPVGSVSRGNHIHLWFGVQRDGRPCAHGILGAMPGSGKSNLYHVFICGLATRYSPEELNLYLIDGKMGVEFQAYRRLPHARAVALNSAPELSRSVLAELVAEMERRNELFGRLKVVDLPAYRNVGSPDGPRPRIVLMIDEYQELFEDDRMNQASAHLLTLAQQGRSAGIHLLLGSQRFGAAGMLNQAAVFGSIHLRIAMRMSQSDVQGLTEFGRNGRRLVEQCDIPGKVVVNSNSGDDNSNEFGKVALLDHVRRASLLEALEKKADREWPAEQRFATVVFDGREQPNFSENPQMVDLIRLPHRPDETAWRKIAVAPVHEQGFGVPDWYAGERPMALWVGQELNVHGQARVILRRRAMENVLLVGENLNATYGILAGLLCSVAVGQASGDFKLHLVDRAIPGTPWEGLLDSVCSRIFDCHSQSPNCVLTKEARVATRWLDEWTLELQRRSTLEEAELQRQPTWLLVIAGADRMPPLAKVTSTFGSTVDSPDGEKLKSIYVSGPILGLHVVMSFPSASSLKQCLDRAQLEHFKHRVVTQMADGDSFLLLGNDQAAKLQRGNSRPVFAICQDTAGGTSVKFKPYTVDAQISWSEQLSSLVPHLNRWKETHHVNG; encoded by the coding sequence ATGAGCAGCCGGCCTCACAGTTTCTCATCCTATGCGCAATTCCCCGTCCTCATGGACAAGGCGGTAAAGAAGCGGCTGGCACTGCGCCAATGGCGCGATCAGATTTTGGGCAGCGAACATGCCCTCCGCACTGCACTGACGTCCTGTGAGATCCATTCCGGTTCGAACGTGGAACTGTCACATCCCCTCGCGGCACGGTGGCCCCGCACTGAGAGCCATATACTGGACAATCTGCTCTCCGCGCTGGCCCAGCTTGCGGATGCCAGGCAGAAGGCCACGCAAGCCAGACAGGAGCTCGCGCGCGCAGACTCCCACGTGAAACAAGCTGAGGAACAAAGGGCAACCCAGCTGATGCTTGGACTTCTGCTTCTGATTGTTCTGATTGGCATCTGGTTTCTCATCCGCTGGTTTGATGACAGCACGCTGAGAGCTGCAAAACAGCAGCAGGAAGACAGCAGAAGACGTTCTGAAGCAGCAGCCGCTGATTTCCAAGCCGCAAAGGCAGAGGCATTGCGCGCACTCCAGAGGTTCCAAAACACCACACAGCGGTTGATGGCTGAGGAATTCGAAGAAGATGCGGTAAACTGGCATCAGGTGTTGCAATCCCTACCGGTGTTTTTCCGGGGTGACTGGAGTGCGGAAGCCTGGAAGGCCCATGATTTTTCATCAAGCCATCGGGCGCCGTTCTGGCTCGCAGGCATGGCGAGTGAGCAATTGGGACACGGTGGCACACCTTATATGATGCCTGTTCTGATGCCCTTGCTCGGCGGCCAGATGACGACACTTCTCAAAGGCAGCGCCGCTGACTCGCTGGCCCTCATGCACGGATTGGTACTGCAGCTTGCCACCATGATTCCCTATGGGGCGACTTTCACCTTGCTGGATCCTTCCGGTGCAGGCCGGGCATTTCCCATGCAGCGGAGCCTGCCCTTTCTCCGCCCCATCGGCGTCGATATTGCGCGGGATCTCGAATCGGTGTGGGATGACATCGGCCGAATCATCAAGACCCATCTTGATGCGGAGGTTCATTCGTTCGACCAGCTTCCTGAACAGACGCAGGCGAATGAACGGTACGAGTTCATTTTTGCGGCTAACTTCCCCGATGGCTATGATCGGCGAACCATCGAAACTTTGCAGAAGATCGCCAAGAACGGACCCGTGGCCGGGAAGTATCTTTTCATCCAGCATTCTGATGCGAAGCAGCTGCCACGCGACTTGAGCTGGCAGGACTTTGGCGGCATGGCAGTCGTAGATATCCAGAACCCGCCCAAGCCGGTGCTGGAGGGCATGGCAGTGCAGATGCTGCGCGGTCCGGATGGAACCGTCCAGACCCTGGCGCTCCAGCATCTCAACGCAGCGAAGCCGCCTGAGCACAATGTCGAATGGAGCCATCTGACCGGCGACGATCCGACGGCTTGGTGGACTCAGCGGGCGGACACCTTGATTGAGGCTCCGGTCGGCTCCGTAAGCCGTGGCAACCACATTCATCTCTGGTTTGGTGTGCAACGGGACGGACGGCCCTGCGCCCACGGCATTCTGGGCGCCATGCCCGGCTCTGGGAAGTCCAATCTCTATCATGTATTCATTTGCGGCCTGGCCACGCGATACAGTCCTGAAGAACTGAACTTGTACCTCATCGATGGCAAGATGGGCGTGGAGTTCCAAGCTTATCGACGCTTGCCGCACGCCCGTGCGGTGGCGCTGAATTCAGCCCCTGAACTGTCCAGGAGCGTGCTGGCCGAACTGGTGGCCGAAATGGAACGGAGAAATGAGCTGTTTGGAAGACTCAAGGTCGTGGACCTCCCCGCATACCGCAACGTCGGCTCTCCTGACGGTCCTCGGCCGCGCATTGTACTGATGATTGATGAGTATCAGGAGCTCTTTGAGGATGACCGGATGAACCAGGCGTCCGCCCACCTGCTGACCCTGGCACAACAGGGGCGAAGCGCGGGCATCCATCTTCTCCTGGGCTCACAACGGTTCGGCGCGGCAGGGATGCTCAATCAGGCCGCAGTGTTCGGCAGCATTCACCTCCGCATTGCAATGCGGATGAGCCAGTCGGACGTCCAGGGGCTCACCGAATTTGGAAGGAACGGCAGGCGTCTGGTGGAACAGTGCGACATCCCGGGAAAAGTGGTGGTCAACTCCAACAGCGGCGACGACAACTCGAACGAATTTGGAAAGGTTGCGCTCCTCGACCATGTGCGGCGAGCCAGTCTCCTGGAGGCCCTGGAAAAGAAGGCAGATCGAGAATGGCCCGCCGAGCAACGCTTTGCCACCGTGGTTTTCGACGGAAGGGAACAACCAAACTTCTCTGAGAACCCGCAAATGGTGGATCTCATCCGGCTGCCCCATCGCCCCGATGAGACGGCATGGAGAAAGATTGCTGTGGCCCCGGTTCATGAACAGGGCTTCGGTGTTCCTGATTGGTACGCTGGAGAGCGCCCCATGGCCCTTTGGGTTGGACAGGAGCTCAATGTCCACGGTCAGGCACGTGTCATCCTGCGTCGGCGCGCCATGGAGAACGTGCTGCTGGTGGGGGAGAATCTGAATGCCACCTATGGCATCCTTGCTGGCCTGCTCTGCTCAGTCGCCGTCGGCCAGGCGTCTGGCGACTTCAAACTCCATCTTGTTGACAGGGCAATTCCTGGAACTCCGTGGGAAGGTCTCCTGGACTCGGTATGCAGCCGGATCTTTGATTGCCACAGCCAATCCCCGAACTGTGTCCTCACCAAGGAGGCCCGAGTCGCCACCAGATGGCTGGACGAATGGACCCTCGAATTGCAACGGCGCTCTACATTGGAGGAGGCCGAGCTCCAGCGTCAGCCCACCTGGCTGCTGGTCATCGCAGGAGCGGATCGGATGCCTCCACTTGCCAAGGTGACGAGTACATTCGGATCCACAGTCGACAGTCCGGATGGTGAAAAGCTCAAATCAATCTATGTCAGCGGTCCCATCCTGGGCCTGCATGTCGTGATGAGCTTTCCCTCCGCCAGCTCGCTCAAGCAATGCCTTGACCGTGCCCAACTTGAGCACTTCAAGCATCGAGTGGTCACCCAGATGGCGGACGGTGACTCGTTCCTTTTGCTCGGTAACGATCAGGCGGCGAAGCTCCAGCGAGGAAACTCCCGTCCGGTATTCGCCATCTGTCAGGACACCGCCGGAGGCACCTCAGTCAAATTCAAGCCTTACACTGTGGACGCTCAGATTTCCTGGAGTGAACAGCTGAGTTCCCTTGTCCCCCACCTCAACCGATGGAAGGAGACCCACCATGTCAATGGATGA
- the nhaA gene encoding Na+/H+ antiporter NhaA, protein MTSTRPTKLERPVDPERDHILGNPDAELTLVEYGNYTRRSCHLAHEVVADLRDRFGERLRYVFRHRPAGDSGIAKRAAELAEYAYLTTGEFWPVHDALMKGGHAFTSGDFERLARDFNLPPPQGEHAATLETAKVRVKEDVESAHRSGVVMTPTFFINGRRYEGTWDENTLADAMLGTLGHRVQTAALNFARWAPSAGLLLLFMSVLAVFLANSAVGPAFSSLWSMVSGIRIGDAALNLSLIHWINDGLLAIFFLVVGLEIKREFTTGRLSTLRSGALPVIAALGGILVPVAIYLFIAPPGPLAAGWAVPIATDTAFAVAIIVLLGARVPVELRVFLTAAVIIDDLVAIAIIAAFYTETIHMNYLMASAGVTLLLVGMNRCGIYRPLPYILAGIVLWVLLHESGLHATLAGVILALVTPARPPAKLHVLLGQAEAIIRAETRRSGDALMRHGLSEPAMRELDAIHDRTESPADKLLRTMEPWSSYLVLPLFALANAGVVLSWDVFQSHGSLMLAIILGLVVGKPAGILFAAWLAVRLKIATKPPEYSWRQVAGAGALAGIGFTMSLFIAGEAFPEPVDFAAAKIAIFTASIIAGVVGTAILWPNRKRNPIP, encoded by the coding sequence ATGACTTCGACGCGACCAACGAAACTTGAACGTCCAGTGGATCCCGAGCGTGACCATATCCTCGGAAACCCGGACGCCGAGTTGACGTTGGTCGAATACGGGAACTACACGCGCCGCTCCTGTCATCTGGCCCACGAGGTCGTGGCCGACCTGCGCGACCGATTTGGAGAAAGGCTGCGCTATGTCTTCCGTCACCGCCCGGCGGGAGACAGCGGCATCGCAAAGCGGGCTGCAGAGCTGGCCGAGTACGCCTATCTGACCACGGGAGAATTCTGGCCCGTCCATGATGCGCTCATGAAGGGAGGGCATGCGTTCACATCCGGAGACTTTGAGAGACTCGCCCGGGACTTCAACCTGCCTCCACCTCAAGGCGAACACGCAGCCACTCTGGAGACGGCCAAAGTCCGGGTGAAAGAGGACGTGGAAAGCGCTCACCGCAGTGGCGTGGTGATGACTCCCACCTTCTTCATCAACGGCAGACGCTACGAGGGAACGTGGGATGAGAATACACTGGCCGATGCGATGCTGGGCACGCTGGGCCATCGTGTACAAACGGCGGCCTTGAACTTCGCACGCTGGGCACCCTCCGCAGGATTGCTGCTTTTGTTCATGTCCGTACTGGCAGTGTTCCTCGCGAACTCCGCGGTGGGTCCAGCATTCAGTTCGCTGTGGTCCATGGTGAGTGGCATTCGCATAGGTGATGCGGCGTTGAATCTCTCCCTGATCCACTGGATCAATGACGGACTTCTCGCCATCTTCTTTTTGGTCGTTGGATTGGAGATCAAACGTGAGTTCACCACGGGGCGTCTCTCAACACTCCGGTCAGGTGCTTTGCCAGTCATTGCCGCCCTGGGCGGGATCCTCGTGCCTGTCGCGATCTATCTCTTCATCGCACCGCCGGGTCCGCTCGCTGCCGGTTGGGCTGTTCCCATTGCCACGGACACCGCATTTGCCGTGGCCATTATCGTATTGCTCGGTGCGCGCGTCCCGGTTGAGTTGCGCGTGTTTCTCACTGCCGCAGTGATCATTGATGACTTGGTCGCCATCGCCATCATTGCCGCCTTCTATACTGAGACCATTCATATGAACTATCTGATGGCTTCCGCAGGGGTGACGCTCTTGTTGGTCGGGATGAACCGGTGTGGCATCTATCGTCCACTGCCTTACATCCTGGCAGGCATCGTTCTTTGGGTGCTCCTCCACGAGTCCGGGCTGCACGCGACACTGGCTGGTGTCATCCTCGCCCTGGTCACGCCCGCCCGTCCGCCTGCGAAGCTGCACGTGCTCTTGGGTCAGGCGGAAGCCATCATCCGCGCCGAAACTCGCCGCAGCGGAGATGCCCTCATGAGGCACGGTCTTTCCGAGCCCGCCATGCGCGAGCTGGATGCCATCCATGATCGCACGGAGTCGCCTGCGGACAAGCTGCTCCGCACGATGGAACCGTGGTCCAGTTATCTGGTGCTGCCGCTCTTTGCACTCGCCAATGCCGGAGTGGTCCTCTCGTGGGATGTCTTCCAGAGTCATGGAAGCCTGATGCTGGCCATCATCCTCGGTCTGGTCGTCGGAAAGCCAGCCGGCATCCTGTTCGCAGCCTGGCTGGCAGTCCGGCTGAAGATTGCCACCAAGCCGCCGGAATACTCCTGGCGTCAGGTCGCCGGCGCAGGCGCTCTCGCAGGCATTGGTTTTACCATGTCCCTTTTCATCGCTGGTGAAGCCTTTCCTGAGCCGGTCGATTTTGCTGCGGCGAAGATTGCGATATTCACCGCGTCGATCATCGCTGGGGTCGTGGGCACTGCCATTTTGTGGCCGAATCGAAAGCGCAACCCCATTCCATGA
- a CDS encoding VOC family protein has product MSAPVKKKPDEYHSVTPSLVVRNAAAALDFYKKAFDAKEVYRLGTPDGKIVHAEIQIGDSRVMMSDEFPEWQSFAPQSIGGTPATLLIYVDDVDAAYQQALDAGASKMSEPADQFWGDRMAGLYDPYGHRWSLATHIENVSPAEISRRAEKFFGADIKDLCAGTRDAARDSES; this is encoded by the coding sequence ATGTCTGCTCCCGTGAAGAAAAAGCCGGACGAGTACCACTCCGTCACGCCCAGCCTGGTCGTCCGCAATGCCGCCGCGGCATTGGATTTCTACAAGAAGGCTTTCGATGCAAAGGAGGTCTACCGTCTCGGCACTCCCGATGGAAAGATCGTTCATGCCGAAATCCAGATAGGAGACTCACGTGTGATGATGTCCGATGAGTTTCCTGAGTGGCAGAGTTTCGCGCCACAAAGCATCGGGGGCACGCCAGCCACGCTGTTGATTTATGTGGATGATGTCGATGCTGCTTACCAGCAGGCCCTGGATGCGGGCGCCAGCAAGATGAGCGAACCCGCGGACCAATTTTGGGGTGACCGTATGGCGGGGCTGTACGATCCCTACGGTCATCGCTGGAGCCTTGCCACGCACATCGAGAATGTCTCTCCCGCAGAAATCAGCCGCCGTGCAGAGAAATTCTTCGGGGCTGATATCAAAGACCTGTGTGCGGGAACACGCGACGCGGCCAGAGACAGCGAGTCTTGA